In the Paenibacillus sp. FSL H7-0357 genome, one interval contains:
- a CDS encoding GntR family transcriptional regulator, whose translation MWIPIQINENSAEPLYHQIETQLRSLIISGGITEGTLLPSIREFAGDLKCSVITVRRVYQDLENEGLLRTRQGTGTFVSHVGDGAMEEYKRDAVRKALESAVDVGLSVQCSEEELTGIFVEIVKDKYNKQE comes from the coding sequence ATGTGGATACCGATACAGATTAACGAGAACAGTGCCGAGCCGCTGTACCATCAGATCGAAACCCAGCTCCGGTCGCTGATCATCAGCGGAGGCATCACGGAAGGGACACTGCTTCCCTCCATACGTGAATTTGCCGGAGATCTGAAATGCAGCGTGATCACCGTCCGCCGGGTCTATCAGGATCTGGAGAATGAGGGGCTGCTGCGGACAAGACAGGGAACCGGAACCTTTGTCTCCCATGTGGGTGACGGGGCGATGGAAGAATACAAACGGGATGCCGTCCGTAAAGCTCTGGAAAGTGCGGTGGATGTTGGCCTGTCGGTCCAATGCAGTGAAGAGGAACTGACGGGAATATTTGTGGAGATTGTAAAAGACAAATACAACAAACAGGAATGA
- a CDS encoding chemotaxis protein CheA has product MVDLSEYRGIFLEELEEQLQLIEDEVLRLEQIGETEDGIQQFFRAAHTLKGSSASMGYNRLKEVAHHLEHLLHQMRNGERQVTDELIRLFFQALDGMRALQSEIAAADHETTDVSELIQRLKTFGAQGLHGHDRGPAVQPNKTETPLQLFWLHVWLSPACEMKLPRLHLIDAKLRDLATVLRMKPELEEIEAHDSRVDGASWMLSPKRNIEELRQQISSIMDVESIYIEEVKDISLNPAAEKNSTQPEPESRGLPDPLEALPATADKIKPQTIRVHIERLEKLMNLAGELVIDQTRFHLLNRRFHGQYGANGLTEELGQLADHLSTITRELQENMIKVRMLPIEQLFNRLPRMVRDLSYSLNKQIELVIEGKETELDRTLIEELGDPLIHLLRNALDHGIETPEIRRSAGKSETGTVRVAASHEDNQVILVIEDDGAGIDAEAILQSAINKSIITAEEARYMNEDEALRLIFRPGFSTAAQVSDISGRGVGMDIVRNDIERINGMIDIETTKGQGTRFRIRLPFTLAIIRGLLVNAGNATFVIPMSSVAEIIRTAYGEIKTVRGQPVITARNQLVPVVWLHDCLGIPRAETTASSIPLIILGRGEKRLALAVDTLVGNQDIVIKTLGSYIGKSDSTSGATILGNGKIALIIDTASLFFNAGSLV; this is encoded by the coding sequence ATGGTTGACTTATCAGAATATCGGGGAATTTTTCTTGAAGAACTGGAGGAGCAGCTGCAACTGATCGAAGATGAAGTTCTCCGGCTGGAGCAGATAGGGGAGACGGAAGACGGAATACAGCAATTCTTCCGGGCAGCCCATACCCTCAAAGGCTCCTCGGCGTCCATGGGTTACAACAGGCTGAAGGAGGTCGCACACCATCTTGAGCATCTGCTTCACCAAATGAGGAACGGGGAACGGCAAGTAACGGATGAGCTTATCCGCCTGTTCTTCCAGGCACTGGATGGAATGCGCGCGCTGCAAAGTGAAATCGCCGCTGCAGACCATGAGACGACAGACGTATCCGAGCTGATTCAGAGGCTCAAGACATTTGGTGCGCAGGGACTGCATGGACATGACCGAGGTCCGGCTGTACAGCCAAACAAAACCGAAACTCCGCTACAGCTTTTCTGGCTTCATGTATGGCTCTCCCCGGCCTGTGAAATGAAGCTGCCACGTCTACATCTTATTGACGCCAAGCTGCGGGACCTCGCCACGGTCCTTAGAATGAAGCCGGAGCTGGAAGAGATTGAAGCCCATGACAGCAGGGTCGATGGTGCATCCTGGATGCTGTCCCCCAAGAGGAATATCGAGGAACTCCGGCAGCAGATCTCCTCCATTATGGATGTTGAGAGTATCTACATAGAAGAAGTGAAGGACATCTCACTTAACCCTGCTGCAGAAAAAAATTCGACTCAGCCGGAACCGGAGAGCCGGGGCCTCCCGGACCCGCTGGAGGCACTGCCGGCTACTGCTGACAAGATAAAGCCCCAAACCATTCGCGTACATATTGAGCGGCTGGAAAAGCTGATGAACCTGGCGGGTGAATTGGTAATTGATCAAACCCGGTTCCATCTCCTGAACCGCAGATTTCACGGGCAATACGGAGCCAATGGCCTGACAGAGGAGCTGGGACAGTTGGCCGATCATCTGTCGACGATCACCCGTGAACTGCAGGAGAATATGATCAAGGTACGGATGCTGCCTATAGAGCAGCTGTTCAACCGGCTGCCGCGCATGGTCAGAGATTTGTCATACTCACTGAACAAGCAGATCGAGCTGGTCATTGAAGGCAAGGAAACAGAGCTGGACCGGACACTAATTGAGGAACTCGGCGACCCGCTTATCCATCTTCTGCGGAATGCGCTGGATCACGGCATAGAAACCCCGGAAATCCGGCGTAGCGCGGGCAAAAGTGAAACAGGCACCGTCCGGGTTGCCGCCTCCCATGAGGATAATCAGGTCATCCTCGTCATTGAGGACGACGGGGCTGGAATCGATGCCGAGGCCATCCTCCAATCCGCCATCAATAAGAGCATCATCACAGCCGAAGAGGCCCGTTACATGAATGAGGATGAAGCGCTGCGCCTTATTTTCAGACCCGGCTTTTCTACTGCCGCTCAAGTAAGCGATATCTCCGGCCGCGGGGTAGGGATGGATATTGTCCGCAATGATATTGAACGGATTAACGGAATGATTGATATTGAGACCACCAAAGGGCAAGGCACCCGGTTCCGTATCCGCCTGCCCTTTACCCTGGCTATCATTCGGGGGCTTCTGGTAAATGCCGGCAATGCGACCTTTGTCATTCCCATGAGCAGTGTGGCCGAAATTATCCGCACCGCTTACGGTGAGATCAAGACCGTTCGGGGCCAACCGGTTATTACAGCACGCAACCAGCTCGTCCCGGTGGTCTGGCTGCATGATTGCCTGGGGATTCCAAGAGCGGAGACAACTGCATCTTCGATCCCGCTGATCATTCTGGGGCGCGGGGAGAAACGGCTGGCGCTGGCAGTGGATACGCTTGTCGGTAATCAGGACATTGTAATTAAAACGCTGGGCTCATACATAGGCAAGTCAGACAGCACTTCAGGGGCCACCATCCTGGGAAACGGCAAAATCGCACTCATCATCGACACCGCAAGTCTGTTTTTCAACGCAGGTTCTTTGGTTTAA
- a CDS encoding MBL fold metallo-hydrolase, whose protein sequence is MISDPWFTVQQMDEATFAISEYGHWEKVHSFLLLGEEKAALIDTGLGIGNIKEITDQLTRLPIEVLTTHVHTDHIGGHGLFSSIYVHEADKDWLVHGIQGLSIEQIRRDIGRDLTRPVPEGFDPDAYKPFQGEPAGLLSDGDLISLGGRTLKVYHTPGHSPGHVCFVDKDRGYLFTGDLLYDETPVYAFYPSTSPADLVNSLERMAALDGINKVYGSHNTLGLEAEILEEVKLAVKFLREHELDHFGTGIHTFNGFSVQF, encoded by the coding sequence ATGATTAGTGACCCATGGTTTACTGTTCAGCAAATGGATGAAGCCACATTCGCAATCAGCGAATACGGGCATTGGGAGAAGGTGCATTCCTTTCTGCTGCTGGGGGAGGAAAAAGCTGCACTGATTGATACCGGTCTTGGCATCGGCAATATCAAAGAAATAACGGATCAACTGACCCGCCTGCCGATTGAAGTGCTCACCACTCATGTACATACGGACCATATCGGCGGCCATGGACTATTCAGCAGTATTTATGTCCATGAAGCGGATAAGGACTGGCTGGTCCATGGCATTCAGGGTTTGTCTATTGAGCAAATCCGCAGGGACATCGGCAGAGATCTGACCCGGCCTGTGCCGGAGGGCTTTGACCCGGACGCTTACAAGCCTTTTCAGGGCGAGCCAGCCGGCTTATTAAGCGATGGGGACCTCATCTCTCTGGGCGGCAGAACACTTAAGGTGTACCACACTCCCGGGCATTCTCCGGGTCATGTATGCTTTGTCGATAAAGACCGCGGTTATTTGTTTACGGGTGATCTGCTATATGATGAGACGCCTGTGTATGCTTTTTATCCTTCAACAAGTCCTGCAGATTTGGTCAATTCCCTGGAGAGAATGGCTGCATTAGACGGAATCAACAAAGTTTACGGTTCACATAATACACTGGGTCTAGAAGCGGAGATTCTGGAGGAAGTGAAGCTGGCGGTTAAGTTTCTGCGGGAACATGAACTGGATCATTTCGGCACGGGGATTCACACATTTAACGGCTTTAGTGTGCAGTTCTGA
- a CDS encoding chemotaxis protein CheW produces MESATQKQYVEFGVDNEHYAIPISDVHEIIRMQEITDIPNGHYYVKGIINLRGKIVPVLSLRVLLDMAEIAETKHTRILVVHHLEESIGVIVDNVNKVTTFNDIQPAPDSVSGISGSFFTGIGFSSSGLVGILKLDEILLRE; encoded by the coding sequence ATGGAGTCTGCCACACAGAAACAATATGTCGAATTCGGGGTGGACAACGAGCATTATGCCATCCCCATCTCCGATGTTCATGAAATTATAAGAATGCAGGAAATTACGGATATTCCAAACGGCCACTACTACGTTAAGGGCATTATCAATCTGAGAGGGAAAATTGTGCCGGTGCTAAGCCTGAGGGTGCTGCTGGATATGGCGGAAATTGCCGAGACTAAGCATACACGCATCCTGGTGGTTCATCACCTGGAGGAATCCATTGGTGTCATTGTTGACAACGTGAATAAAGTGACTACGTTCAATGATATTCAGCCCGCACCAGACAGTGTCTCCGGAATCAGCGGTTCCTTCTTCACCGGAATAGGCTTCTCTTCTTCGGGTCTGGTCGGAATTCTGAAGCTGGATGAGATACTGCTGCGCGAATAA
- a CDS encoding tyrosine-type recombinase/integrase — MTIKQAELSNAQLGLVYSGEGNFSDDQIVQMFVATCCANANTRRNYRRAIADFRKFIVGTSLQEVTWREIEAYKFFLTQGGYSYPKQLAPASIAAFLAPLKSFYKWGSDQHIGIFAANPTSSVRIPKITITSRKNFLTKREVGDLLGELQTQGLRNYLIGLTLVMLGLRVSELTAMKWGDFHTDPLETSLWLTIANAKGGKRREIKVPPTLWQLYSQLSSAIAGKGDPAPELLMFPLSSRQVERIIKTAGEASSIEKKLTPHWLRHTNATLALLQGASLQQVQESLGHSHINTTQRYLHTVQQIQKAAPDFVEDSLRIFIQ, encoded by the coding sequence ATGACAATAAAACAAGCAGAATTGAGCAACGCCCAGTTAGGTTTGGTTTACTCTGGGGAGGGCAATTTCAGTGACGATCAGATTGTTCAGATGTTTGTGGCAACCTGCTGTGCCAATGCAAATACACGTCGTAATTATAGGCGGGCGATTGCTGATTTCCGTAAATTCATAGTTGGCACATCCTTGCAGGAGGTTACCTGGAGGGAGATTGAGGCGTATAAATTCTTTCTGACCCAGGGAGGTTACAGCTATCCTAAGCAACTGGCGCCGGCAAGTATTGCCGCGTTCCTCGCACCTTTGAAATCATTTTATAAATGGGGCAGTGATCAGCATATTGGCATCTTTGCAGCTAATCCGACCTCAAGTGTGCGGATTCCCAAAATTACGATTACCAGCCGAAAAAATTTCTTAACCAAAAGAGAGGTGGGGGATTTGCTGGGGGAGCTCCAGACGCAGGGCCTGCGCAATTACCTGATTGGGCTGACGCTGGTGATGCTGGGGCTTCGTGTATCTGAGCTGACGGCGATGAAATGGGGGGATTTCCACACAGATCCGCTGGAAACCTCTCTCTGGCTGACCATCGCGAATGCTAAAGGTGGCAAACGCAGAGAGATCAAGGTACCGCCGACCCTTTGGCAGCTGTACTCCCAATTATCCAGCGCCATTGCCGGGAAAGGTGATCCTGCCCCGGAGCTTCTGATGTTCCCGTTATCATCAAGACAAGTAGAGCGGATTATCAAGACAGCCGGAGAGGCGAGCTCTATTGAGAAAAAGCTTACTCCACATTGGCTGCGCCACACCAATGCCACACTTGCGTTGCTGCAGGGCGCCTCACTACAGCAGGTGCAGGAATCGCTGGGGCATTCCCACATCAATACTACTCAGCGGTATCTCCATACCGTGCAGCAAATTCAAAAGGCTGCCCCTGATTTTGTAGAGGACAGCCTGCGGATTTTTATTCAATAA